The following are encoded in a window of Roseimaritima ulvae genomic DNA:
- a CDS encoding 2-oxo acid dehydrogenase subunit E2, giving the protein MEEVKLPELSEGIDSGDVLEILVSEGDVITSGQDIVEMETDKATVPVPSSVAGKVVEILVKPGDTVPIGGPLLKVEAGATAAPAADPPAAEPAAEKPAAESQPAAEAPAAKEEPKPEPPAPQAAAPEPPAPAAPATPAAPAPAAPAPASAPVATTVSQSGTIPAGPAIRRFAREVGVDLSTVTGSGDGGRITRDDVLAVVRHASQAARSGNSAPAAAASSGGSVATPATPGLPGDAAEDDFGPVRVERMSKIRKTIAAQMHVSWSSVPRVTNFDDADITDLERLRGSSKEDYAAQGIKLTTMPFLIKAVATALRHHPAINAVLDTENEQVVYKDYVNVGIAVDTDRGLVVPVMRNTDKSGIPDIARGLAEMAAKVRGGQFGVNDLRGGTFTISNLGAIGGQYSTPIVNVPEVAILLVGRSRKLPVVMPDDTIQPRLMMPLSLSYDHRLVDGGTAARFLNDVISYLEAPSRLLLAL; this is encoded by the coding sequence ATCGAAGAAGTAAAACTGCCGGAACTGAGCGAAGGAATCGACTCGGGCGACGTTTTGGAAATCCTGGTTTCCGAAGGCGACGTGATCACCTCCGGACAAGATATCGTGGAAATGGAAACCGATAAGGCGACCGTTCCCGTCCCCTCGTCGGTGGCCGGCAAAGTGGTCGAGATCCTGGTCAAACCCGGCGATACGGTGCCGATCGGCGGTCCTTTGTTGAAGGTCGAAGCCGGAGCCACCGCCGCGCCAGCCGCGGACCCACCGGCGGCTGAACCCGCCGCCGAGAAACCGGCTGCCGAATCGCAGCCCGCCGCGGAAGCCCCCGCTGCCAAGGAAGAACCGAAGCCCGAACCGCCGGCGCCCCAAGCGGCCGCTCCCGAACCGCCGGCACCGGCTGCCCCCGCGACGCCGGCTGCTCCCGCACCGGCTGCTCCGGCTCCGGCCAGCGCACCGGTGGCGACCACGGTATCGCAAAGCGGCACAATCCCGGCTGGACCGGCGATCCGGCGATTCGCCCGTGAAGTGGGCGTGGATTTGTCGACCGTGACCGGCAGCGGTGACGGTGGCCGTATTACTCGCGATGACGTGTTGGCGGTGGTCCGACATGCCAGCCAAGCCGCTCGCAGCGGCAACTCGGCTCCGGCAGCCGCCGCGTCGAGCGGCGGGTCGGTGGCCACACCCGCCACTCCCGGCTTGCCGGGCGACGCGGCCGAGGACGATTTTGGTCCGGTCCGCGTTGAGCGGATGAGCAAGATCCGGAAGACGATCGCCGCTCAGATGCACGTCAGTTGGTCCAGCGTTCCTCGCGTGACCAACTTTGACGATGCCGACATCACCGACCTGGAACGACTGCGCGGCAGCAGCAAAGAAGACTACGCCGCTCAGGGCATCAAGCTGACCACGATGCCGTTTTTGATCAAAGCCGTGGCCACGGCCCTGCGTCACCACCCGGCGATCAATGCGGTCTTGGACACGGAAAACGAACAGGTCGTTTACAAAGACTATGTGAACGTCGGAATCGCCGTCGACACCGATCGCGGTTTGGTCGTGCCGGTGATGCGGAACACCGACAAGAGCGGCATCCCGGATATCGCTCGCGGTCTGGCCGAGATGGCTGCCAAGGTTCGCGGCGGCCAGTTTGGCGTGAACGATCTGCGTGGCGGCACGTTTACGATTAGCAATCTAGGCGCCATCGGCGGCCAGTACAGCACGCCGATCGTGAACGTTCCCGAAGTCGCCATCCTGTTGGTTGGCCGCAGTCGCAAGCTGCCCGTGGTGATGCCCGACGACACCATCCAGCCCCGGCTGATGATGCCGTTGAGTCTGTCGTACGACCACCGCCTGGTCGACGGCGGCACCGCCGCACGCTTCCTGAATGACGTGATCAGTTATCTGGAAGCCCCCAGCCGCCTGCTGCTTGCCCTGTAA
- a CDS encoding DUF1501 domain-containing protein, with product MNPISQYQWLQSRRAFLQSSGMGLGAAALASLVPRTGQAAVGAGHFPATAKRVIFLFMAGAPSQIDLFDRKPELEKRFKTELPASISRGQRVTAMTRGKQQLVAPSMFGFSQHGQSGMWVSELLPHLATVADELCMVHSMHTDAINHDPGKTSFCTGSEIPGKPSMGAWLSYGLGTLNKDLPDYVVMPSAFWSGRVNVQGLYARLWGSGFLPSKHQGTAFQAAGDPVLFLSNPPGVDGHVRRRMLDSLAKLNGKHFAEIGDPEIQTTIAQQEMAFRMQSSVPELTDIAGESKETLEMYGPDVHKAGSYARNCLLARRMAERDVRFVQLFHRGWDHHSRLPDNLKGQCQDVDQPTAALLKDLKQRGLLDDTLVVFAGEFGRTVYGQGNMTRDNYGRDHHPRCFTAWLAGGGVRGGMHYGQTDEYSYNVVENPVHVRDLHATMLHLLGVDHEKLIFPYQGLDQKLTGVEPAHVVHDIIA from the coding sequence ATGAATCCGATTTCACAATACCAGTGGCTACAGTCTCGTCGCGCCTTTCTGCAATCCTCGGGCATGGGGCTGGGCGCCGCGGCCTTGGCGTCCTTGGTGCCACGGACCGGACAGGCTGCGGTCGGTGCCGGTCATTTCCCGGCCACCGCCAAGCGGGTCATCTTTTTGTTCATGGCCGGTGCGCCCAGCCAAATCGATTTGTTTGACCGCAAGCCGGAACTGGAAAAACGCTTTAAGACCGAATTGCCGGCCTCGATCAGCCGAGGCCAACGGGTCACCGCGATGACTCGCGGCAAGCAGCAGTTGGTCGCGCCATCGATGTTCGGCTTTTCCCAGCACGGACAGAGCGGCATGTGGGTCAGCGAGCTGCTGCCGCATTTGGCCACCGTCGCCGATGAGCTGTGCATGGTGCACTCGATGCACACCGACGCCATCAACCATGACCCCGGCAAGACCTCGTTCTGTACCGGTTCGGAGATCCCCGGCAAGCCCAGCATGGGGGCCTGGCTGAGCTACGGCCTGGGAACGTTAAACAAAGACCTGCCCGATTACGTGGTCATGCCCTCGGCGTTCTGGAGCGGCCGCGTGAACGTGCAGGGGCTGTATGCACGGCTGTGGGGCAGCGGCTTTCTGCCGTCCAAACATCAAGGCACTGCCTTCCAAGCCGCAGGCGATCCCGTTCTGTTCCTGTCCAACCCACCGGGGGTGGACGGACACGTGCGTCGCCGCATGCTGGACTCGTTGGCCAAATTGAACGGCAAGCACTTCGCGGAAATCGGTGATCCGGAAATCCAAACCACCATCGCGCAGCAGGAAATGGCGTTTCGCATGCAGTCCTCGGTGCCGGAGCTGACCGATATCGCCGGCGAGTCGAAAGAGACGCTGGAGATGTATGGTCCGGATGTGCACAAAGCCGGCTCCTACGCGAGAAACTGTTTACTTGCACGCCGGATGGCCGAGCGAGACGTACGATTCGTGCAACTATTCCATCGCGGTTGGGACCATCACTCCCGGCTGCCCGACAACCTGAAAGGCCAGTGTCAGGACGTCGATCAACCGACCGCCGCGCTGTTGAAAGATCTGAAACAGCGAGGGTTGTTGGACGACACGTTGGTGGTGTTTGCCGGCGAGTTCGGACGTACGGTGTACGGGCAAGGCAACATGACGCGTGACAACTACGGCCGCGACCATCATCCGCGCTGCTTTACGGCCTGGCTTGCCGGCGGCGGCGTTCGCGGAGGCATGCATTACGGGCAGACGGATGAGTACAGTTACAACGTGGTCGAAAACCCGGTCCACGTCCGCGACCTACATGCCACGATGCTGCACCTGCTGGGCGTGGATCACGAGAAATTGATCTTCCCCTACCAGGGTCTGGATCAAAAACTAACCGGCGTCGAACCGGCGCACGTGGTGCACGACATAATTGCCTAG
- a CDS encoding DUF1549 domain-containing protein produces MRKEQNERQLNRDRAEESALIALLTEAVGGPSPPDLSADILQQLQDTPAKDANSSDALPPYSATARTAAKPQRNMAAVLSLIAAIAAVVLVVVVLRQSPRSGDGPDVAHQDNQSAAAVDPAFQRSDEPSPIDLALADAAAAAQAAEAASLDSHTPPRPRPRSMGSAPFAASETAAPDTHNAVDVFAKPAAVEPQPAAMIAQQLQQQFDLAWQHLGVAPTDPVSDDEVAQRISQWLDMPVSAEQAGDSQAIARLLRQKQAGRQASQRLLAQLLGPAWRRIQAEPKQTLVQFVSSSFDEGRGFDALTQQLFFGSDGDAAAQASAAWLSALAGERSVPVTQQMGHALLDMDLACARCHDDPIDSQIRQQDFWALAAVFENGLQYSRNQSGEPLVQATRQADSPKGQFFELPDGRQRVALPAMPPAWLDLQPAGPSDAVSLRDLDSVTAQWQDNPRLARSLVNRVWTSVYGRPLTGAVSDPDAPPSEEHLVQLRDYLAAQTRAHDFDLAALFSWVLTAPPMHREVVLEPLSDRAAFASDEQLARAEFMHRTFAGYESAPEKLGFKGLLAMASRWNGGGTIESLPALAQPSASDVDYTPTNLPSDAERMENWLRASFPEKSAAPALPAQWLGSIDDFEQQARHLYYAAGYWKPSGKQMAAARELHASAGDPAIALKQLWWALRNSR; encoded by the coding sequence ATGCGTAAAGAACAAAATGAACGCCAGCTGAACCGCGACCGCGCCGAGGAATCGGCGCTGATCGCGCTGTTGACCGAAGCGGTCGGAGGCCCCTCGCCTCCGGACCTCTCGGCTGACATTCTGCAGCAACTGCAGGATACCCCGGCGAAAGACGCCAACAGCTCCGATGCCCTGCCGCCCTACTCAGCCACGGCCCGTACCGCTGCCAAGCCTCAGCGGAACATGGCAGCCGTGCTGTCGTTGATCGCGGCCATCGCCGCCGTCGTGCTGGTCGTTGTCGTGCTCCGTCAGTCACCTCGCTCCGGCGACGGCCCCGACGTGGCCCACCAAGACAACCAATCGGCCGCTGCGGTCGACCCGGCTTTCCAGCGCTCTGACGAACCCTCTCCGATTGATTTGGCCCTGGCCGATGCCGCGGCCGCTGCCCAGGCCGCTGAAGCAGCATCGCTCGACAGCCACACGCCGCCCCGTCCACGCCCCCGCTCAATGGGCTCGGCGCCCTTTGCCGCCAGCGAAACGGCGGCTCCGGACACCCACAACGCGGTCGACGTTTTTGCCAAACCCGCGGCTGTGGAACCCCAGCCGGCGGCGATGATCGCTCAACAGCTGCAGCAGCAGTTCGACTTGGCTTGGCAACACCTGGGCGTCGCTCCCACCGATCCGGTCAGCGACGACGAAGTGGCCCAGCGGATCAGTCAATGGCTGGACATGCCGGTATCGGCTGAACAGGCCGGCGACTCGCAAGCCATCGCCCGGTTGCTGCGGCAAAAGCAGGCTGGACGACAGGCCTCCCAGCGATTGCTGGCCCAGTTGCTCGGTCCCGCTTGGCGGCGAATTCAAGCCGAACCCAAACAGACGCTGGTTCAATTTGTATCGTCCTCCTTCGACGAGGGTCGCGGCTTCGACGCGCTGACCCAACAGTTGTTCTTCGGCTCCGACGGTGACGCTGCCGCACAAGCCTCGGCCGCCTGGCTGTCGGCGCTTGCCGGAGAACGCAGCGTCCCGGTCACGCAACAGATGGGCCATGCGTTATTGGACATGGATCTGGCCTGTGCCCGCTGCCACGACGACCCGATCGATAGCCAAATTCGCCAACAAGACTTCTGGGCCCTGGCAGCCGTGTTTGAAAACGGTTTGCAGTATTCCCGCAATCAGTCCGGCGAACCGTTGGTGCAAGCCACGCGGCAGGCCGACTCGCCCAAGGGCCAGTTTTTCGAACTACCCGATGGCCGTCAGCGAGTGGCCCTACCCGCCATGCCGCCAGCTTGGCTAGACCTGCAACCCGCCGGTCCCAGCGATGCCGTCTCGCTGCGTGACCTGGACTCGGTCACCGCTCAGTGGCAAGACAACCCGCGCTTGGCCAGGTCGCTGGTCAATCGAGTCTGGACGTCCGTCTACGGGCGGCCGTTGACCGGTGCGGTGTCGGATCCCGATGCCCCGCCCAGCGAAGAGCACCTGGTCCAGCTGCGCGATTATCTGGCCGCTCAGACCCGCGCCCACGACTTTGACTTGGCTGCCTTGTTCAGCTGGGTGCTGACTGCCCCGCCGATGCATCGCGAAGTGGTTCTGGAGCCGTTATCGGATCGCGCGGCGTTTGCCTCCGACGAGCAACTGGCCCGCGCGGAATTCATGCATCGCACCTTCGCCGGCTATGAGTCGGCTCCGGAAAAGCTCGGCTTCAAGGGCCTGCTGGCAATGGCTTCACGTTGGAACGGGGGCGGCACGATCGAAAGCCTCCCCGCATTGGCTCAGCCTTCCGCGAGCGACGTCGATTACACGCCGACGAACTTGCCCAGCGATGCCGAACGGATGGAAAATTGGCTGCGAGCCTCGTTCCCGGAAAAATCCGCCGCTCCGGCGCTGCCCGCGCAGTGGCTGGGCTCCATCGACGACTTTGAGCAACAGGCCCGGCATCTTTACTATGCCGCCGGCTACTGGAAGCCCTCGGGGAAACAGATGGCGGCCGCCCGAGAGCTGCACGCCAGCGCAGGCGACCCCGCCATCGCGCTCAAGCAACTCTGGTGGGCCCTCCGCAACAGCCGCTAG
- a CDS encoding PSD1 and planctomycete cytochrome C domain-containing protein, producing the protein MFPYALTRACSLLRFGTLVLGLVSSGFAADVSFNRDIRPLLSDRCFACHGPDAETREASLRLDQTDTPDGAYTSEAIVPGSLEDSLLWERITTDDDDLRMPPSDSHKPALTAEEIEQIRQWIEAGAAYENFWAFEPPRQQDAPSVDNAAWSEQPIDLFVLQQLEAQGMQPANEADKRTLIRRLTLDLTGLPPTRDEVHAFLADDSPAAYEQLVERLLAREQYGEHMARYWLDLVRFADTNGMHKDFYRNFVSYREWVIRAFNENLGYDDFVRYQLAGDLYPNPSTDQYIASGFNRLHLIIDRGTALPEESHFKNVVDRVTATGTAFMGLTVHCATCHDHKYDPITQKDFYALYAFFNNLDAEPETERAPPRGLQSPVVSLPSPEQTRQLAELKSQWDRQEQALKAAQQKDDEAVLKRAQQQRNAAKKRYDQFLATIPQAMVMKEREDIRPAHLRIRGQYDALGEVVQRDTPGFLPPLEKQGDVASRMDLAEWMVDRNNPLTARVAVNRFWQQLFGVGLVKTSEDLGAQGEVPSHPELLDYLAVSFMDSGWDIKALMKKMVMSQTYRQVSTTSPKQFREDPLNRRLARGSRYRLDAEVIRDQILATSGLLSTKMYGPSVKPPQPAGLWKSVTMTNERFKPDAGEDIYRRSVYTFWKRAMPPPQMTILNAPNRDACIARRERTNTPSQALLLLNEAEYLKAARALALRVLAQQPDDREHQIAWAYEVVTSRLPDEQEQAEFATLLADLTKYYLASPALAEQLCQGVEAVEGAEAQAELAAWTILVNSLYNLDITKNRD; encoded by the coding sequence ATGTTCCCATACGCACTCACACGCGCCTGCTCGCTACTCCGCTTTGGCACCTTGGTGCTGGGTCTGGTATCAAGCGGATTCGCCGCTGACGTCTCCTTCAACCGTGACATTCGGCCACTGCTCTCCGATCGCTGTTTCGCTTGCCACGGACCCGACGCGGAAACCCGCGAAGCATCGCTGCGACTCGATCAAACCGATACGCCCGATGGCGCTTACACATCCGAAGCCATCGTCCCGGGCTCGCTGGAAGACAGTTTGCTGTGGGAGCGGATCACGACCGACGACGACGATCTGCGCATGCCGCCGTCCGACTCGCACAAACCGGCTTTGACGGCCGAGGAAATCGAGCAGATCCGGCAGTGGATCGAAGCCGGGGCGGCTTACGAAAATTTCTGGGCCTTCGAGCCGCCGCGTCAACAGGATGCTCCCTCGGTCGACAACGCCGCCTGGAGCGAACAGCCGATCGATCTATTTGTGCTGCAACAATTGGAAGCCCAAGGCATGCAGCCGGCGAACGAAGCCGACAAGCGAACGCTGATCCGTCGGTTGACGCTGGACCTGACCGGTCTGCCACCGACACGTGACGAAGTCCACGCCTTTTTGGCCGACGATAGCCCCGCGGCCTACGAGCAATTGGTCGAGCGTTTGTTGGCTCGCGAGCAATACGGCGAACACATGGCGCGTTACTGGTTGGACTTGGTCCGGTTTGCCGACACCAACGGGATGCACAAGGATTTCTATCGCAACTTCGTCAGTTACCGCGAGTGGGTGATTCGTGCCTTTAACGAGAACTTGGGCTACGACGATTTTGTCCGCTACCAGTTAGCCGGTGACTTGTATCCCAACCCCAGCACCGACCAATACATCGCGTCTGGTTTCAATCGTTTGCACCTGATAATCGATCGCGGTACGGCACTGCCCGAAGAAAGTCATTTCAAGAACGTCGTCGACCGCGTGACGGCCACCGGAACCGCCTTTATGGGGCTGACGGTCCACTGTGCCACCTGTCATGATCACAAGTACGATCCGATCACGCAGAAAGACTTTTACGCGTTGTACGCGTTCTTTAATAACCTGGATGCGGAACCGGAAACCGAGCGTGCTCCGCCGCGCGGTCTGCAGTCGCCCGTTGTCTCACTGCCCAGTCCCGAACAGACGCGACAGCTAGCCGAGCTGAAATCGCAATGGGATCGACAAGAGCAAGCTCTCAAGGCAGCCCAGCAGAAGGACGACGAAGCTGTGCTCAAGCGTGCTCAGCAGCAACGCAACGCCGCCAAAAAACGCTACGACCAGTTTCTGGCCACGATTCCCCAAGCCATGGTGATGAAGGAACGCGAAGACATTCGCCCGGCACACCTCCGCATCCGCGGCCAATACGATGCCCTGGGAGAGGTCGTCCAACGGGACACGCCGGGCTTCCTGCCACCACTAGAGAAACAGGGCGATGTGGCGTCGCGGATGGACTTGGCCGAATGGATGGTTGATCGTAACAACCCGCTGACGGCCCGAGTCGCCGTAAACCGCTTCTGGCAACAGTTGTTTGGCGTGGGCCTGGTCAAAACCTCCGAAGACCTGGGCGCGCAGGGCGAAGTCCCCAGTCATCCGGAATTACTGGATTATCTGGCCGTATCCTTCATGGACAGCGGTTGGGATATCAAAGCTCTGATGAAAAAGATGGTCATGTCCCAGACCTATCGACAAGTTTCCACGACCAGTCCCAAACAGTTCCGCGAAGATCCGCTGAACCGACGTCTGGCACGTGGGTCACGTTATCGTTTGGATGCCGAGGTCATACGTGACCAAATTCTGGCGACCAGCGGATTGCTGTCGACCAAGATGTACGGTCCCAGCGTGAAACCGCCGCAACCCGCCGGCTTGTGGAAGTCGGTGACCATGACCAATGAACGATTCAAGCCGGATGCGGGCGAAGATATTTATCGCCGCAGCGTGTACACGTTCTGGAAACGCGCCATGCCGCCGCCGCAGATGACCATCCTGAACGCTCCCAATCGCGACGCCTGCATCGCCCGACGCGAGCGCACCAATACGCCATCGCAGGCCCTGCTACTGCTGAACGAAGCGGAATACCTCAAGGCCGCGCGAGCTCTGGCCCTGCGTGTGCTGGCCCAGCAACCGGACGACCGAGAACACCAAATCGCATGGGCGTATGAAGTCGTCACATCGCGGTTGCCTGATGAACAGGAGCAAGCCGAATTTGCAACCTTGCTGGCCGACCTGACCAAGTACTACCTCGCATCGCCCGCCTTAGCCGAACAGTTATGCCAAGGAGTGGAAGCGGTCGAGGGCGCCGAGGCTCAGGCCGAACTGGCTGCCTGGACGATCCTGGTAAACTCTCTCTACAACCTCGACATCACCAAGAACCGTGACTGA
- a CDS encoding RNA polymerase sigma factor, whose amino-acid sequence MERHQVGVWRYLRVLGCDPATADDLTQETFLKILRREVFVQHSDAATAAYLRRTAHNLFISMHRRGRKVKQVEVFETIDEVWERWAGADLTGDEAVDALRACLQALSERARMALKLRYAKGASRMEIGSQLGITEHGARNLMQRAKQQLKTCVKNKMNAS is encoded by the coding sequence GTGGAACGCCACCAAGTCGGCGTGTGGAGGTATCTGCGCGTGTTGGGATGTGATCCCGCCACGGCGGATGACCTGACCCAAGAGACATTTTTAAAAATCCTCCGTCGTGAGGTGTTCGTGCAGCACAGTGATGCCGCCACGGCCGCCTACCTGCGACGAACCGCGCACAACCTGTTTATTTCCATGCACCGCCGCGGGCGCAAGGTGAAACAGGTTGAAGTTTTTGAAACCATCGACGAAGTCTGGGAACGCTGGGCGGGGGCAGATCTGACGGGCGACGAAGCGGTTGACGCCCTGCGAGCCTGTCTGCAAGCGCTCAGCGAACGAGCACGGATGGCGTTGAAATTACGCTATGCCAAAGGGGCCAGCCGCATGGAAATCGGCAGCCAATTGGGGATCACCGAACACGGAGCTCGCAACTTAATGCAGCGAGCGAAACAGCAGTTGAAGACATGCGTAAAGAACAAAATGAACGCCAGCTGA
- a CDS encoding DUF1501 domain-containing protein — protein sequence MSRRHFVKHLAGASAMAGTAALMGNSIQAQAEEMRKNQKSAILLWMGGGPSTIDIWDLKPGAATGGEFRPISTTGDMQICEHMPLTAKQMHHLSIVRSMSTREADHNRGRYYMHTGFVPNPNIEHPGYGSVIAHELFSQREDLAIPPFVSIGGASTGPGFLGMAWAPFSVTSNGRIRNLEMKLEEKRLLQRMAALDVIETGFINRTRGSAASEHQKVLKKTLDLMTSEQMEAFRVEKEPEEMKEMYGTNGFGQGCLLARRLVEAGVPFIEVDLGGWDNHGGIFPTLADTKLPQLDKAMGALTADLEQRGLLENTAIIWMGEFGRTPRINAGAGRDHWARSWSCVVGGAGIKGGLAVGATSSDGMAVETEPFSAEDLMATVCKGLGISLETTYTSKNGRPMKIAAGGKLIRELIA from the coding sequence ATGTCTCGCCGTCACTTTGTCAAGCACCTCGCTGGTGCCTCCGCGATGGCCGGCACGGCCGCCCTGATGGGCAATAGCATCCAGGCCCAAGCCGAAGAGATGCGGAAGAACCAGAAGTCGGCGATCCTGCTGTGGATGGGCGGTGGACCTTCGACGATTGATATCTGGGATCTCAAGCCCGGCGCGGCCACCGGCGGTGAGTTCCGGCCGATCAGCACCACGGGCGATATGCAGATCTGCGAACACATGCCGTTGACGGCCAAGCAGATGCACCACCTGTCGATCGTGCGATCGATGAGCACCCGCGAGGCGGACCACAACCGCGGTCGCTACTACATGCATACCGGGTTTGTGCCCAATCCAAACATCGAGCACCCCGGTTACGGCAGTGTGATCGCTCATGAACTGTTCAGCCAACGCGAAGACTTGGCGATCCCGCCCTTCGTTTCCATCGGTGGCGCCAGCACGGGACCGGGATTCCTGGGCATGGCCTGGGCGCCGTTCTCGGTGACCAGCAATGGTCGGATCCGCAACCTAGAGATGAAGCTGGAAGAGAAGCGTCTGCTGCAGCGGATGGCTGCCCTGGATGTGATCGAAACCGGTTTCATCAATCGTACCCGCGGCTCGGCCGCCAGCGAACACCAAAAAGTCCTGAAGAAGACGCTGGACCTGATGACCAGCGAACAGATGGAAGCCTTCCGGGTGGAAAAAGAACCGGAAGAAATGAAAGAGATGTACGGCACCAACGGCTTCGGCCAAGGCTGCCTGTTGGCGCGACGATTGGTCGAAGCGGGCGTTCCGTTTATCGAAGTCGACCTCGGTGGCTGGGATAACCACGGCGGAATCTTCCCCACTCTGGCCGATACCAAACTGCCCCAGCTGGACAAAGCCATGGGCGCGCTGACGGCCGACCTGGAACAACGCGGCTTGTTGGAAAACACGGCCATCATCTGGATGGGCGAATTTGGACGCACGCCGCGGATCAACGCCGGTGCAGGCCGCGATCACTGGGCGCGATCCTGGAGCTGTGTGGTCGGCGGTGCAGGAATCAAGGGCGGCTTGGCCGTGGGAGCCACCAGCAGCGACGGCATGGCTGTCGAAACCGAACCTTTCAGTGCCGAAGACCTGATGGCTACGGTCTGTAAAGGACTGGGAATTTCTCTGGAAACAACATACACGTCGAAAAATGGACGGCCGATGAAAATTGCAGCGGGCGGCAAGCTGATTCGTGAATTGATTGCCTAG